From one Sphaeramia orbicularis chromosome 9, fSphaOr1.1, whole genome shotgun sequence genomic stretch:
- the c9h2orf68 gene encoding UPF0561 protein C2orf68 homolog translates to MDILRDDEVHELKYKPGGRLDMSHGFLHHIRRNQIARDDYDKEVKQAKELQRRRHTTVPRRPRRPDIQVYHPRRKYGSKSGASAEAEDWNESGSSTETETPGTELFWLDYQADSGTITSFLVHKEDKPEKVVERVAEKNILDSAMRAVLEARIQKEMDKRRDKR, encoded by the exons ATGGATATTTTAAGGGACGATGAAGTGCATGAGCTAAAATATAAACCCGGGGGTCGTTTGGACATGAGCCACGGCTTCCTGCACCATATCCGGAGGAACCAGATTGCTAG GGATGACTATGATAAAGAAGTGAAGCAAGCCAAAGAGCTCCAGCGGCGGAGACACACAACAGTACCCAGACGACCCCGTCGACCTGACATTCAAGTCTACCATCCGCGACGAAAAT ATGGTTCAAAGTCAGGAGCCAGTGCAGAAGCCGAGGACTGGAATGAGAGTGGATCCAGTACAGAAACTGAGACCCCAGGAACTGAACTCTTCTGGCTTGACTATCAGGCGGATTCTGGTACCATTACCTCCTTCCTTGTGCACAAG GAGGACAAACCTGAGAAGGTGGTGGAACGTGTTGCAGAAAAGAACATCTTGGATTCAGCCATGAGGGCTGTTTTAGAGGCTCGTATTCAAAAGGAAATGGACAAGAGACGAGACAAACGCTGA